From a region of the Alnus glutinosa chromosome 1, dhAlnGlut1.1, whole genome shotgun sequence genome:
- the LOC133876861 gene encoding MLP-like protein 328, translating to MALKGKLETEIEIKADAQKFYETFKQQSHQVPNATDHIQAVAVHEGDWETHGSVKIWQYTVEGNAEVFKEKVEFDDASRTVTLVGVEGDVMKSYKTFKVIYKATPKADGGLARATVTNTIEYEKLRADVPAPNKYFTMMVNIAKDVDAHLVKA from the exons ATGGCACTTAAGGGTAAGTTGGAGACTGAAATAGAAATAAAGGCCGATGCTCAGAAGTTCTACGAAACCTTTAAGCAGCAATCCCACCAAGTTCCCAACGCCACTGACCATATACAGGCAGTTGCGGTGCATGAAGGTGATTGGGAGACACATGGCTCTGTCAAGATCTGGCAATATACTGTGG AGGGGAATGCCGAGGTTTTCAAAGAGAAGGTTGAATTTGATGATGCAAGCAGGACAGTAACTCTTGTTGGTGTTGAAGGAGATGTGATGAAGAGTTACAAGACCTTTAAAGTCATCTATAAGGCTACTCCCAAGGCTGATGGCGGCTTGGCGCGCGCGACAGTGACTAATACTATTGAATATGAGAAACTGAGAGCTGATGTTCCTGCACCAAATAAGTACTTCACTATGATGGTTAACATCGCTAAGGATGTTGATGCCCATCTTGTCAAGGCATAA